A stretch of Cicer arietinum cultivar CDC Frontier isolate Library 1 chromosome 5, Cicar.CDCFrontier_v2.0, whole genome shotgun sequence DNA encodes these proteins:
- the LOC101497591 gene encoding probable polyamine transporter At1g31830 — MAVTELPSTTRPNQMKKVSLLPLIFLIFYEVSGGPFGSEDAVQAAGPLLTLLGFIIFPFIWSVPEAMITAEMGTMFPENSGYVVWVSSALGPYWGFQQGWMKWLSGVIDNALYPVLFLDYLKSAVPEVSSGLPRVFAILGLTIFLTLLNYRGLTIVGFVAVFLGVFSLIPFVVMGFISIPKLKPSRWVEVDLHDVDWNLYLNTLFWNLNYWDSISTLVGEVENPKKTLPKGLFFALILVVLGYLFPLLVGTGAVPVNREAWSDGYYSDIAMIIGGVWLRWWLQAAAAVSNMGLFVAEMSSDSFMLLGMAERGMLPKFFTKRSRYGTPIIGILFSASGVILLSWLSFEEIVAAENFLYCFGMILEFIAFILLKIKKPNAPRPYKVPGGKIGAIVMCIPPTILICFVLYFSSIKVMVISFIALVIGLVMQPCLKFVEKKKWVKFSVSPDLPDLDNGEGTQTLVQ; from the coding sequence ATGGCAGTCACTGAATTACCTTCCACAACAAGaccaaatcaaatgaaaaaagtATCACTTCTCCCTCTAATCTTTCTCATCTTCTATGAAGTTTCAGGTGGACCGTTTGGTTCAGAAGATGCAGTTCAAGCAGCTGGTCCACTCTTAACCCTTCTTGGATTCATAATTTTCCCATTCATATGGAGTGTCCCTGAAGCCATGATCACTGCTGAAATGGGTACAATGTTCCCTGAAAACAGTGGTTATGTTGTTTGGGTTTCATCAGCTTTAGGACCTTATTGGGGTTTCCAACAAGGTTGGATGAAATGGCTTAGTGGTGTCATAGACAATGCTTTGTATCCTGTTTTGTTTCTTGATTACCTTAAATCAGCTGTTCCTGAAGTTTCTAGTGGTTTGCCAAGAGTTTTTGCAATTTTGGGTCTTACTATATTTCTCACTTTGTTGAATTATAGAGGTTTGACTATTGTTGGATTTGTTGCTGtttttttaggtgttttttctttgaTCCCTTTTGTTGTTATGGGGTTTATTTCAATTCCTAAGTTGAAACCTTCAAGATGGGTTGAGGTGGATTTACATGATGTGGATTGGAATTTGTATTTGAATACTCTTTTTTGGAATCTTAATTATTGGGATTCTATTAGTACTCTTGTTGGTGAAGTTGAAAATCCTAAGAAAACACTTCCAAAAGGTTTGTTTTTTGCTTTGATTTTAGTTGTTTTGGGGTATTTGTTTCCTCTCTTGGTTGGAACCGGCGCAGTTCCGGTCAACCGTGAGGCATGGAGCGACGGATATTACTCCGATATCGCTATGATTATCGGAGGTGTTTGGTTGAGATGGTGGCTTCAAGCTGCCGCCGCAGTTTCGAACATGGGATTGTTTGTTGCCGAAATGAGTAGTGACTCTTTTATGCTTTTGGGAATGGCAGAGAGAGGAATGTTGCCTAAGTTCTTTACCAAAAGATCGCGCTATGGAACGCCGATCATAGGTATTCTTTTCTCTGCCTCTGGTGTGATTTTATTGTCATGGCTTAGTTTTGAAGAAATTGTGGCTGCAGAGAATTTCTTGTACTGTTTTGGAATGATTCTTGAGTTTATTGCATTCATATTGTTGAAGATTAAAAAACCAAATGCACCAAGGCCTTATAAAGTACCAGGAGGGAAAATTGGAGCTATTGTTATGTGTATTCCTCCTACAATATTGATTTgttttgtattgtatttttcATCCATCAAAGTAATGGTTATAAGCTTCATTGCTCTGGTGATTGGTCTTGTGATGCAACCTTGTCTCAAATTTGTGGAGAAAAAGAAATGGGTTAAGTTCTCTGTTAGTCCTGACCTACCTGATTTAGATAATGGGGAGGGAACTCAAACTTTAgtgcaataa